A single Longimicrobium sp. DNA region contains:
- a CDS encoding amino acid adenylation domain-containing protein, translating into MAVSAVRAEPPAMDDGLPREQAEYWRNMLAGAPEPLELPADRPRPAQPDPAGAIVRLRVDEGVAAGLRALASRRGVALPTTLLAGWAAVLGRLSGQTDLVVGTSMGSREAEGLTGSFASALPVRVDLSGSPTAAELLGQVEARVRGALRNQELPFHRVVELVPADGAASATPLFRAGFAWRDARASGLRTGAAAEEPRTTGGLDLSLELREENGGIAGEVVFATALFDRETVERYAGYLRRMLAGMAADETRPVDRLPLLSDEERRLVTEEWNRTETPYPADSFIHERFEAQARCTPDAVAVVFENRHLTYAELNARANRLAHHLRDLGVGPDVRVGICVEREPELVVAVFGVLKAGGAYLPLDPGYPRERLLDMVQDSAPVVMLTQGALAPRLAGLDVPLLVLDEDAAWWAGQPETNPERAALSPEHLTYVIYTSGSTGRPKGVMMTHGGASNLLHWYLGSTGITERDVVLVVTSFSFHLTQRNLMAPLFVGGRVHLAREPFEPQRIAAQIFSSGITMMNLTPTGFQALVEADGGKAIGGLRIVVFGGEPLYPRQLARVPEPRPVFLNPYGSTEATGITAHHFARADLSSYSSRSMPPGRPIANATIYVLDAAGEPVPVGVTGELYLGGAGVTRGYRGLPGQTAERYLPDPCGRAPGARLYRTGDLGRWLPDGTIEFMGRGDSQVKVRGFRIELGEIEARLAEHAAVHETVVVARARDGEMGDPRLVAYYTGDPAGAGALRAHLAERLPEYMVPAAFVHMDALPVNPNGKLDRKALPEPEFAPDEETYVAPRTPVEEVLAGAWAEVLGVERVGVHDAFFELGGHSLLATRVVSWVREVFGVELPLRALFEGPTVAEMAARVEEMRRAGLAVLPPVVPVERAEPPPLSFAQERLWFLDQLEPGSAFYNLPFALRLRGPLDVDALERSLGEIVRRHQALRTVFREQGGTVRQVIVPFAGFGVTVQDLSHLSEEAREAEVQRELVAETAERPFDLSAGPLFRVSLLRLGAEEHVLLLSMHHVVSDGWSMGVLYRELSSLYEAYRDGRESPLPELSVQYADFAVWQREQLEGAVLERQLAYWRERLAGAPELLELPTDRQRPAVQTYRGATVPVQFSPELTERLQALGRSEGATLYMTLLSAFQVLLGKYAGSDDVVVGSPIAGRTRKETEALIGFFVNTLVLRTNLSGDPSFRETLRRAREVTLGAYENQEVPFERLVAELQPERTLSHAPLFQVLLTLQNAGGAGAALPGVVVSGVEAERASAKFDLSLVLTATSRGLRGGLTYSTDLFDRGTIDRMLGHLERVLEQVAADADVRLSRLALAGPEERDRVVVEWNRTEAEYPRNACIHQLFAAQAERTPDVAALVWGTEEVTYRELDARANRLAHHLAGLGVGPESRVGLRLDRSVDNVVATLAVLKAGGCCVPVDTSYPAERMELMLADSGARVLLSEGNLDIQLAGSSLHVVRLDQVAEVLAAEPDHPPPANASGGNLAYVFYTSGSTGRPKGVMMGHREVVQYASGLPGTMPIGPGDRVAQASNVSFDAAVFEIWGALLNGATLVGIDRDVLISAPLLGQALRGQGITHLYQTAALFNQHVREQVDVYAGLRQLVFGAEAVGTESVRAMLREGKPARLLHEYGPTEATVWCTLEEVDEVAEDAPTVLIGGPIPNARAYVLDAAGEPLPVGIPGELCIGGDGVVRGYLGRPGLTAERFVPDPFAAEPGGRMYRTGDRARWRNEGKLEFMGRLDDQVKIRGFRIEPGEVEAAIAAYPGVREARVMMREDQPGDKRLVAYVVGSAEVDGLRAHLRQGLPEYMVPRAIVALDRLPLTPNGKVDRKALPVPEYAADAELYVAPRTPTEEVLAGIWAEVLRLERVGVEESFFELGGHSLLAMRVMSRVRELSGVELPLRALFEGPTIAEMARRVDAVQEEMDAELAQVDPEQMAMLLELLGGSTVP; encoded by the coding sequence GTGGCGGTGAGCGCGGTCCGGGCGGAGCCGCCGGCGATGGACGACGGGCTGCCGCGGGAGCAGGCGGAGTACTGGCGGAACATGCTGGCGGGCGCCCCGGAGCCGCTGGAACTGCCGGCGGACCGCCCGCGCCCCGCTCAGCCGGATCCCGCCGGGGCTATTGTCCGGCTAAGGGTGGACGAGGGGGTGGCCGCGGGGTTGAGGGCGCTCGCATCGCGCCGCGGCGTAGCGCTGCCCACGACCCTGCTGGCGGGGTGGGCCGCGGTGCTGGGCCGGCTGTCGGGGCAGACGGACCTGGTGGTCGGCACCTCCATGGGGAGCCGCGAGGCGGAAGGGCTGACCGGCTCCTTCGCGAGCGCCCTGCCGGTGCGGGTGGACCTGTCGGGCTCGCCCACGGCCGCGGAGCTGCTGGGCCAGGTCGAGGCGCGGGTGCGTGGGGCGCTGCGGAACCAGGAGCTTCCCTTCCATCGGGTGGTGGAGCTCGTTCCAGCGGACGGTGCCGCTTCCGCCACGCCGCTGTTCCGCGCGGGGTTCGCCTGGCGGGACGCACGCGCGAGCGGCCTGCGGACTGGCGCGGCGGCGGAGGAGCCGCGTACGACGGGCGGGCTCGACCTGTCGCTCGAACTGCGGGAGGAAAACGGCGGGATCGCGGGCGAGGTGGTGTTCGCGACGGCGCTGTTCGACCGGGAGACGGTGGAGCGCTACGCGGGGTACCTGCGCCGGATGCTGGCGGGGATGGCGGCGGACGAGACCCGGCCAGTGGATCGGCTGCCGCTGCTGTCGGACGAGGAGCGCCGCCTGGTCACCGAGGAGTGGAACCGCACGGAGACGCCATATCCCGCCGATTCGTTCATCCACGAGCGGTTCGAGGCGCAGGCCCGTTGCACGCCCGACGCGGTGGCGGTGGTCTTCGAGAACCGGCATCTGACGTACGCGGAGCTGAACGCCCGGGCCAACCGGCTGGCGCACCACCTTCGGGACCTCGGCGTCGGCCCCGACGTGCGCGTGGGGATCTGCGTGGAGCGCGAGCCCGAGTTGGTGGTGGCCGTGTTCGGCGTGCTGAAGGCGGGGGGCGCGTACCTGCCGCTGGACCCGGGCTATCCGCGGGAACGGCTGCTGGACATGGTGCAGGACAGCGCCCCGGTGGTGATGCTGACGCAGGGTGCGCTGGCCCCGCGGCTGGCGGGGCTGGACGTGCCCCTGCTCGTGCTGGACGAGGACGCGGCGTGGTGGGCGGGCCAGCCGGAGACGAACCCGGAGCGCGCGGCGCTGTCGCCGGAGCACCTGACGTACGTCATCTACACCTCGGGCTCCACGGGGCGGCCCAAGGGGGTGATGATGACGCACGGGGGCGCTTCCAACCTGCTGCACTGGTACCTGGGCTCCACCGGGATTACGGAGCGGGACGTGGTCCTGGTCGTCACCTCCTTCAGCTTTCACCTGACGCAGCGGAACCTGATGGCGCCGCTGTTCGTGGGCGGGCGGGTGCACTTGGCGCGCGAGCCGTTCGAGCCGCAGAGGATCGCCGCGCAGATCTTCTCGTCGGGCATCACCATGATGAACCTGACGCCGACCGGCTTCCAGGCGCTGGTCGAGGCGGACGGGGGGAAGGCGATCGGCGGGCTGCGGATCGTGGTCTTCGGCGGGGAGCCGCTGTACCCGCGGCAGCTGGCGCGGGTGCCGGAGCCCCGTCCGGTGTTCCTGAACCCGTACGGTTCCACGGAGGCCACCGGGATCACGGCCCACCACTTCGCGCGGGCAGACCTGTCGAGCTACTCCAGCCGCTCCATGCCGCCGGGCCGCCCCATCGCCAACGCCACCATCTACGTGCTGGACGCGGCCGGCGAGCCGGTGCCGGTGGGGGTGACGGGGGAGCTGTACCTGGGCGGCGCCGGGGTCACGCGCGGGTACCGGGGACTGCCGGGGCAGACGGCCGAGCGCTATCTCCCCGACCCCTGCGGCCGGGCGCCCGGCGCGCGGCTGTACCGCACGGGCGACCTGGGGCGGTGGCTGCCGGACGGGACCATCGAGTTCATGGGCCGCGGCGACTCGCAGGTGAAGGTGCGCGGGTTCCGCATCGAGCTGGGCGAGATCGAGGCGCGGCTGGCCGAGCACGCGGCCGTGCACGAGACGGTGGTGGTGGCGCGGGCGCGCGACGGGGAGATGGGCGACCCGCGGCTGGTGGCCTACTACACGGGCGACCCGGCGGGCGCCGGGGCGCTGCGCGCCCACCTTGCCGAGCGGCTGCCGGAGTACATGGTGCCGGCCGCGTTCGTCCACATGGACGCGCTGCCGGTGAACCCCAACGGCAAGCTGGACCGCAAGGCGCTGCCGGAGCCGGAGTTCGCGCCGGACGAGGAGACGTACGTCGCGCCGCGCACCCCGGTCGAGGAGGTGCTGGCGGGGGCCTGGGCCGAGGTGCTGGGCGTGGAGCGGGTGGGGGTGCACGACGCGTTCTTTGAGCTGGGCGGGCACTCGCTGCTGGCCACGCGGGTGGTGTCGTGGGTGCGCGAGGTGTTCGGCGTGGAGCTGCCGCTGCGGGCGCTCTTCGAGGGGCCCACCGTGGCCGAGATGGCGGCGCGCGTGGAGGAGATGCGGCGCGCGGGGCTGGCGGTGCTGCCGCCCGTGGTGCCGGTGGAGCGCGCGGAGCCGCCGCCGCTGTCGTTCGCGCAGGAACGGCTGTGGTTCCTGGACCAGCTGGAGCCGGGGAGCGCCTTCTACAACCTTCCCTTCGCCCTGCGCCTGCGCGGCCCCCTGGACGTGGACGCGCTGGAGCGGAGCCTGGGCGAGATCGTGCGGCGCCATCAGGCGCTGCGGACGGTGTTCCGCGAGCAGGGGGGCACCGTCCGGCAGGTGATTGTGCCCTTCGCCGGCTTCGGGGTGACGGTGCAGGACCTTTCCCACCTCTCCGAAGAGGCGCGCGAGGCCGAGGTGCAGCGCGAGCTCGTGGCAGAAACCGCGGAGCGGCCGTTCGACCTGTCGGCGGGCCCGCTCTTCCGGGTGAGCCTGCTGCGCCTGGGTGCCGAGGAGCACGTGCTTCTGCTTTCCATGCACCACGTCGTCAGCGACGGGTGGAGCATGGGCGTGCTCTACCGCGAGCTGTCGTCGCTGTACGAGGCGTATCGCGACGGGCGTGAGTCGCCGCTTCCGGAGCTGTCGGTGCAGTACGCCGACTTCGCGGTGTGGCAGCGCGAGCAGCTGGAGGGCGCGGTCCTGGAGCGGCAGCTCGCGTACTGGCGCGAGCGGCTGGCGGGTGCGCCGGAGCTGCTGGAACTGCCGACGGACCGTCAGCGCCCGGCGGTGCAGACGTACCGGGGCGCGACGGTCCCCGTGCAGTTCTCCCCCGAGCTGACGGAGCGGCTGCAGGCACTGGGACGGAGCGAGGGCGCCACGCTGTACATGACGCTGCTGTCCGCCTTCCAGGTGCTGCTGGGCAAGTACGCCGGGAGCGACGACGTGGTCGTGGGCAGCCCCATCGCGGGGCGGACGCGGAAGGAAACCGAGGCGCTGATCGGCTTCTTCGTCAACACCCTGGTGCTGCGGACCAACCTTTCCGGCGACCCCAGCTTCCGCGAGACCCTGCGGCGGGCGCGGGAGGTGACCCTCGGCGCGTACGAGAACCAGGAGGTGCCCTTCGAGCGCCTGGTGGCCGAGCTACAGCCGGAGCGCACCCTGAGCCACGCGCCCCTCTTCCAGGTCCTGCTGACGCTGCAGAACGCCGGGGGCGCGGGCGCCGCGCTGCCGGGCGTGGTCGTCAGCGGCGTGGAGGCGGAGCGCGCGAGCGCCAAGTTCGACCTGTCCCTCGTGCTCACGGCCACCTCGCGCGGACTGCGGGGTGGGCTGACCTACAGCACGGACCTCTTCGATCGCGGCACGATCGACCGGATGCTCGGCCACCTGGAGCGGGTGCTGGAGCAGGTGGCCGCCGATGCCGACGTGCGCCTCTCGCGCTTGGCGCTCGCCGGGCCGGAGGAGCGCGACCGGGTCGTCGTGGAGTGGAACCGCACCGAGGCGGAGTATCCGCGGAACGCCTGCATCCACCAGCTCTTCGCGGCGCAGGCGGAGCGCACCCCCGACGTGGCGGCCCTGGTCTGGGGCACGGAGGAAGTGACGTACCGGGAGCTGGACGCGCGCGCCAACCGGCTGGCGCACCACCTGGCCGGGCTGGGCGTGGGCCCGGAGAGCCGCGTCGGCCTGCGCCTGGATCGCAGCGTGGACAACGTGGTGGCCACCCTGGCCGTGCTCAAGGCCGGCGGGTGCTGCGTTCCTGTCGACACCAGCTACCCGGCCGAGCGGATGGAGCTGATGCTCGCCGACAGCGGCGCGCGCGTGCTGCTGAGCGAGGGAAATCTGGACATCCAGCTGGCCGGATCGAGTCTCCACGTCGTCCGTCTCGACCAGGTGGCGGAGGTGCTCGCCGCCGAGCCGGATCACCCTCCGCCGGCGAACGCGTCGGGGGGGAACCTCGCCTACGTCTTCTACACCAGCGGGAGCACGGGGCGTCCCAAGGGCGTGATGATGGGGCACCGCGAGGTGGTGCAGTACGCATCGGGCCTCCCCGGGACCATGCCGATCGGCCCCGGAGACCGGGTGGCGCAGGCGTCGAACGTGAGCTTCGATGCGGCCGTCTTCGAGATCTGGGGTGCGCTGCTGAACGGGGCTACGCTGGTGGGCATCGACCGCGACGTCCTCATTTCCGCCCCGCTGCTGGGGCAGGCGCTGCGCGGGCAGGGGATCACGCACCTCTACCAGACGGCGGCGCTCTTCAACCAGCACGTGCGCGAGCAGGTGGATGTCTACGCCGGCCTGCGCCAGCTGGTCTTCGGGGCCGAGGCCGTGGGAACCGAGAGCGTGCGGGCGATGCTGCGCGAGGGGAAGCCTGCCCGCCTGCTGCACGAGTACGGGCCCACCGAGGCCACCGTCTGGTGCACGCTGGAAGAGGTGGACGAGGTGGCGGAGGATGCGCCCACGGTGCTGATCGGCGGGCCGATCCCGAATGCGCGCGCCTACGTGCTGGACGCCGCCGGCGAACCGCTCCCGGTGGGAATCCCCGGCGAGCTGTGCATCGGCGGTGACGGCGTGGTGCGCGGCTACCTGGGCCGCCCGGGGCTGACGGCCGAGCGCTTCGTCCCCGATCCCTTCGCCGCCGAGCCCGGTGGGCGGATGTACCGCACCGGCGACCGGGCGCGGTGGCGGAACGAGGGAAAGCTGGAGTTCATGGGCCGCCTGGACGACCAGGTGAAGATCCGCGGCTTCCGCATCGAGCCGGGCGAGGTGGAGGCGGCGATCGCGGCGTACCCGGGGGTGCGCGAGGCCCGGGTGATGATGCGCGAAGACCAGCCGGGCGACAAGCGCTTGGTGGCGTACGTGGTGGGGAGCGCGGAGGTGGACGGGCTGCGCGCGCACCTGCGCCAGGGGCTTCCCGAGTACATGGTGCCGCGGGCCATCGTGGCGCTGGACCGGCTGCCGCTGACCCCGAACGGAAAGGTGGACCGCAAGGCGCTGCCGGTGCCCGAGTACGCGGCCGACGCGGAGCTGTACGTAGCGCCGCGGACGCCGACCGAGGAGGTGCTGGCGGGGATCTGGGCGGAGGTGCTGCGCCTGGAGCGGGTGGGCGTGGAGGAAAGCTTCTTCGAGCTGGGCGGGCACTCGCTCCTGGCGATGCGGGTGATGTCGCGGGTCCGCGAGTTGTCCGGTGTGGAGCTGCCGCTGCGGGCGCTCTTCGAGGGACCCACGATCGCGGAGATGGCCAGGCGCGTGGACGCCGTCCAGGAGGAGATGGACGCCGAGCTCGCCCAGGTGGACCCGGAGCAGATGGCGATGCTGCTCGAGCTCCTCGGCGGCTCCACCGTCCCATGA